The following are encoded in a window of Chloroflexota bacterium genomic DNA:
- a CDS encoding ABC transporter substrate-binding protein: protein MDSRTRTQGRTRRSLLSLLIALAVLLAGCAVQPVAAPGEQGAAPVAAEATSADSQGFPRTITDGLGSKVTIPQQPQRIVSLTLGTDEILLSLVDTARVRGVTYLAGDSMWTNVSEIARQVENTVQSDPEQIIALEPDLVLAATYNNPDHIKLLRDAGIPVVVVSLFDSVGQVADNIRFVAHLTGDEARAEELIAAMEERLAAIEAQVAKAETKPRVLFYTAFGSSAGKGSTFSDIVQRAGGINLGDEVLDGPFGEISLEKIVELNPDVIITDEFAPEDNAKWQENFSNHPALANVNAKKNGHIYTVPARHLSTLSHYIVEGVFDVAKLLHPDLVQ from the coding sequence ATGGATTCACGTACGCGCACGCAAGGGCGTACCCGACGCTCGCTGTTAAGTCTGCTCATTGCTTTGGCGGTACTCTTGGCCGGTTGCGCCGTGCAACCGGTCGCCGCGCCAGGGGAGCAAGGAGCCGCGCCCGTCGCGGCGGAAGCAACATCCGCGGACAGCCAGGGCTTTCCGCGCACGATCACGGATGGTCTGGGGAGCAAGGTAACCATCCCCCAGCAGCCGCAACGTATAGTTTCACTCACCTTGGGCACAGACGAAATCCTGCTCTCGCTGGTTGATACGGCACGCGTACGTGGCGTGACCTATCTGGCCGGAGACTCGATGTGGACGAACGTGAGCGAGATTGCCCGGCAGGTCGAGAACACCGTGCAGTCCGATCCGGAGCAGATCATCGCCCTGGAACCGGACCTTGTCTTGGCTGCTACGTACAACAATCCCGACCATATAAAGTTGCTGAGGGACGCCGGGATTCCGGTCGTGGTGGTGTCGCTCTTCGATTCGGTTGGTCAAGTGGCGGACAACATTCGTTTCGTCGCGCACCTCACCGGTGATGAGGCGCGGGCTGAGGAACTGATCGCCGCCATGGAGGAGCGGCTGGCGGCAATTGAGGCACAGGTAGCCAAGGCGGAGACCAAGCCCCGCGTCCTGTTCTACACGGCCTTTGGCAGTTCCGCCGGCAAGGGCTCGACCTTCAGCGACATCGTGCAGCGCGCCGGCGGTATCAACCTCGGCGATGAGGTGCTGGACGGTCCCTTTGGCGAGATATCGCTGGAGAAGATCGTGGAACTCAATCCCGACGTGATCATTACCGACGAATTCGCGCCGGAAGACAATGCCAAGTGGCAGGAAAACTTCAGCAATCATCCCGCTCTGGCGAACGTGAACGCGAAAAAGAACGGCCACATTTACACCGTACCGGCGCGCCACTTGTCTACGCTGTCGCACTATATTGTGGAAGGCGTCTTCGACGTGGCGAAGCTGCTTCATCCCGATCTCGTGCAGTGA
- a CDS encoding histidine decarboxylase — MRTMTKTQERLDDLLRDFADLRERAVGYPCNLDFDYSALLPFLSYSANNVGDPFHDSNFQSNSHELEREVIRTFADLMHLPRDEAWGYVTSGGTEGNMYGLYLAREMFPDGVVYFSQDTHYSVVKILRVLKARNIMIKSQDNGEIDYDDLRETIRINRDAPVIVLANVGTTMKGAVDDVGKVREILDDLAITGYHIHADAALSGMILPFVDDPQPYGFAAGFDSVSISGHKMIGSPLPCGVALTRADYVARIARSIEYVGVLDTTLAGSRNAFTPLMLWYALQQHGLDGYREIVAECLAVAAYAVGRFNDRGIPAWRNKNSVTVVFPKPPAAVVRKWQLAPYEDIAHLITMPHVTRETIDLVIADCLEQQPHERTQG; from the coding sequence ATGCGGACCATGACCAAGACACAAGAGCGGCTCGACGACCTCTTGCGCGACTTTGCCGATTTGCGAGAGCGCGCGGTAGGCTATCCCTGCAATCTGGACTTCGACTACAGCGCCTTGCTGCCCTTTCTCAGCTACAGCGCCAACAACGTGGGTGATCCCTTTCACGACAGCAATTTTCAAAGCAACTCGCATGAGCTGGAAAGGGAGGTCATCAGGACGTTCGCGGACCTGATGCATCTGCCACGCGACGAGGCCTGGGGCTACGTCACCTCCGGCGGCACCGAGGGCAACATGTATGGGCTTTACCTGGCCCGCGAGATGTTTCCCGATGGCGTGGTCTACTTCTCACAGGATACGCACTACAGCGTGGTCAAGATCCTCCGCGTCCTGAAGGCGCGCAATATCATGATCAAGAGCCAGGATAACGGCGAGATTGACTACGACGACCTGCGCGAGACCATCCGCATCAACCGCGACGCGCCCGTCATCGTTTTGGCGAACGTCGGCACCACGATGAAAGGCGCCGTGGACGACGTGGGCAAGGTGCGCGAGATTCTGGACGACCTGGCGATCACGGGCTACCACATTCACGCGGACGCGGCCCTCAGCGGTATGATCCTGCCGTTTGTGGACGATCCGCAGCCCTATGGGTTCGCTGCTGGGTTCGATAGCGTTTCGATCAGCGGCCACAAGATGATTGGCTCGCCGCTGCCTTGTGGAGTCGCCCTGACGCGGGCCGATTACGTGGCGCGCATCGCCCGCTCGATCGAATACGTCGGCGTGCTGGATACAACCCTGGCAGGATCGCGTAACGCCTTCACACCGCTCATGCTGTGGTACGCTCTGCAGCAGCACGGTCTGGACGGCTATCGCGAGATCGTAGCCGAGTGCCTGGCGGTGGCCGCGTATGCGGTAGGCAGATTCAATGACCGCGGCATCCCGGCGTGGCGAAACAAGAACTCGGTCACGGTTGTTTTTCCCAAGCCGCCGGCAGCCGTGGTGCGCAAGTGGCAACTCGCGCCATACGAGGACATCGCCCACCTCATTACCATGCCCCACGTGACTCGTGAAACTATCGATCTGGTCATCGCCGACTGCCTGGAACAGCAGCCACACGAAAGGACACAGGGATGA
- a CDS encoding ACT domain-containing protein: MNRITVLAKNEIGVIADISRALADAGINIETISAEGLEERGTITLTTDAQDAALRELTNAGFKAVTDESLVLRLPDEPGALAKVAERFKQAGVNIQSLHILERNAGFTIVALAAEDREKAAKLVDEATLV; the protein is encoded by the coding sequence ATGAATAGGATAACTGTCTTAGCAAAGAACGAAATCGGCGTCATTGCCGACATCAGCCGGGCGCTGGCCGATGCGGGGATCAACATAGAGACCATCAGCGCCGAGGGGCTCGAAGAACGCGGCACCATTACACTTACGACCGACGCCCAAGACGCGGCCCTGCGCGAGCTCACAAATGCCGGCTTCAAAGCAGTTACTGACGAGTCTCTAGTGCTCCGGCTGCCGGACGAACCGGGCGCTCTCGCCAAGGTGGCTGAGCGGTTCAAGCAGGCAGGCGTCAATATACAGAGTCTGCACATTCTCGAGCGCAACGCCGGCTTCACCATCGTGGCGCTCGCCGCCGAAGACCGCGAGAAGGCCGCAAAACTGGTGGATGAGGCAACCCTGGTGTAG
- a CDS encoding RecQ family ATP-dependent DNA helicase, translated as MPPWVRHQFPAAGLLVRRLRDTACADPACEWCRERHDVRKELTRWFGFPEFRPEPSDESGRPMQQSIVEAAMVGEHVLGILPTGAGKSVCYQIPALSRYDKTGALTVVISPLVALMADQVAGLEARGIGSCVTINSLLSMPERSDALDRVRLGDAGILIIAPEQLRSVSVQRVLEQREIGAWVLDEAHCLSKWGHDFRPDYRYVGRFIRKRAGEEPTPPVLCLTATAKPDVIGEIVDYFKDEIGAALKVCDGGAQRTNLEFLVAQTSSGAKFNDIHQILTADLPADGQGGAIVYCATRQQAEDIARHLDAKGMEAEYFHAGLPPETKKNVQKRFIGGELRVIAATNAFGMGIDKPDVRLVIHADVPGSLENYLQEAGRAGRDQQGARCVLLYTIDDVERQFGMSARSRLTRREIHGVLRALRNLDRKGRLKGEVVATAGEILGEDDEKAFRRDSATDDTRTRTAVAWLEESALLEREVNRVNVFPSSLRVSSVNEAEAKLNKVKIAETYRSQLLKVAEALIDADADKGISTDELMVASGLSPEGVRAAMYDLERLGIASNDTVLTAFVHVGVQRHSRQRFEQAANLEQALIGLMQETDHVTEKGDTWLLHLRMATQRLKDEGHAYALPELVRRIVRSLAADGRGEGGGGGSLGVREHDRETISITLQRNWESLNKTAELRRAAAKRLLNHLLDSLPPGSRGTDLLAETTLGKLLAAIKSDMTLASQVKSPEKLMDRALLWLHEQEVIRLNRGLTVFRPAMTIQLKPEQRGFASADYTPLELHYNEQKLQIHVMAEYVQRGLEAMADALRMVMDYFSLRREEFLRRWLPNRDISRQTTPESWQTIVESLHNPIQRRIVADDREQTNVLVLAGPGSGKTRVLVHRIAFLIRAKRENPRGILALAYNRHAAVEIRRRLGELIGDDAKGVLVLTLHALAMQLVGASFTGRANRLHEGDFQTILKQAVDLLRGEGLEPDEADENRSRLLAGFRWILVDEYQDIGPDQYELISALAGRTLSEEDDKISLFAVGDDDQNIYAFNGSSVEFIRRFEKDYAARPIYLTDNYRSTVNVIEASNKVIEAARQRMKTGHPIRVDRARAREPSGGAWAKRDPVTQGRVQILQAGDTAISQAQTVVAELKRMSGLAPDWDWSSCAVIAREWSYLDPVRSLCDLEEIPVQMANEEFTGVWFLRETQTLISWLRGRESRLVSSADLKAWVAEQPFGPWIELLLEAFDEFALETSGSETSVDHCIEWLAEWARDVRRRQRGLLLLTAHRAKGLEFDHVVVLDGGWDRVGREEDNDAPRRLYYVAMTRARQTLALARLSESQPLQDALSDIPSVQNREPLADLPPARPELARSYRRLSLRDIFLSLAGYRRAGAPLHRAIAALSPGDSLGVRSGPRRWELLDRKGTVVGQLASSFTPPEGMRCVLATVLAVVKWSKVSSETQFQDNLRCEEWEVVVPELVFEPDHGPAD; from the coding sequence ATGCCTCCCTGGGTACGACACCAGTTTCCCGCTGCGGGACTCCTGGTGCGCCGCTTGCGCGACACTGCCTGCGCCGATCCCGCCTGTGAATGGTGCCGGGAACGGCACGACGTCCGCAAGGAGCTTACGCGCTGGTTCGGTTTTCCCGAATTCCGTCCTGAGCCGTCGGACGAGTCCGGCCGGCCCATGCAGCAGTCCATCGTCGAGGCCGCCATGGTCGGGGAGCACGTGCTTGGCATTCTACCCACCGGCGCCGGCAAGTCGGTGTGCTATCAGATACCCGCACTCTCCCGCTACGACAAAACCGGCGCGTTGACCGTAGTGATCTCGCCTTTGGTTGCGCTCATGGCCGACCAGGTGGCAGGCCTTGAGGCACGGGGCATTGGCTCTTGCGTTACCATCAACAGCCTCTTGTCCATGCCCGAGCGGTCCGATGCGCTCGACCGGGTGCGGCTGGGGGATGCCGGCATCCTCATCATCGCGCCGGAGCAACTGCGCAGCGTTTCTGTACAGCGTGTCCTCGAGCAGCGTGAGATCGGCGCTTGGGTGCTGGACGAGGCCCATTGCCTCTCCAAGTGGGGGCATGACTTCCGTCCCGACTACCGCTACGTGGGACGCTTCATCCGCAAGCGGGCAGGGGAAGAGCCGACGCCGCCGGTGCTATGCCTGACCGCGACAGCCAAGCCCGATGTCATAGGGGAAATCGTGGACTATTTCAAGGATGAGATCGGTGCCGCGCTGAAGGTCTGCGACGGCGGCGCCCAACGCACCAACTTGGAGTTCTTGGTGGCGCAGACGAGCAGCGGCGCTAAGTTCAACGACATTCACCAGATTCTCACGGCCGATCTACCCGCTGACGGGCAGGGCGGCGCCATCGTCTACTGCGCGACGCGGCAGCAGGCCGAAGACATCGCACGCCACTTGGACGCAAAGGGAATGGAGGCGGAATACTTCCACGCGGGACTGCCGCCGGAGACGAAGAAGAACGTGCAAAAGCGCTTCATTGGCGGCGAACTGCGCGTCATCGCCGCCACCAACGCCTTCGGCATGGGCATCGATAAGCCGGATGTGCGTTTGGTGATCCACGCCGACGTCCCCGGTTCTTTGGAGAACTATCTACAAGAGGCGGGCCGCGCCGGCCGGGATCAGCAGGGGGCGCGCTGCGTGCTGCTCTACACGATTGACGACGTGGAGCGCCAGTTCGGCATGTCGGCCCGTTCGCGGCTCACGCGGCGCGAAATCCACGGCGTGCTGCGGGCGCTGCGCAACCTGGACCGCAAGGGGCGCCTGAAAGGAGAGGTGGTGGCCACCGCCGGCGAAATCCTGGGCGAGGACGATGAGAAAGCCTTCAGGCGGGACTCTGCCACTGACGACACCCGGACGCGCACCGCCGTGGCCTGGCTGGAAGAGTCGGCACTACTGGAGCGAGAAGTAAACCGCGTCAATGTGTTTCCGTCTTCCCTCCGCGTTAGTTCTGTCAACGAGGCAGAAGCCAAGCTCAATAAAGTCAAGATCGCCGAAACCTACCGCAGCCAACTGCTGAAAGTCGCAGAGGCTCTGATCGACGCGGATGCCGACAAAGGCATCTCCACCGACGAACTCATGGTCGCGTCGGGTCTCAGCCCAGAGGGCGTGCGCGCTGCTATGTACGACCTGGAGCGGTTGGGCATTGCCAGCAACGACACGGTGTTGACCGCCTTCGTGCACGTTGGGGTGCAGCGACACTCGCGGCAACGCTTCGAGCAAGCGGCAAATCTGGAGCAGGCCCTAATCGGCCTCATGCAGGAAACCGACCATGTAACGGAAAAGGGCGATACGTGGCTGCTTCATCTGCGCATGGCCACGCAACGGCTCAAGGACGAGGGGCACGCCTACGCTCTACCCGAACTCGTGCGGCGGATCGTCCGCAGCCTTGCCGCCGACGGGCGGGGCGAGGGCGGCGGCGGTGGTAGCCTTGGCGTGCGGGAGCACGATAGGGAAACCATCTCCATAACGTTGCAGCGCAACTGGGAAAGTTTGAATAAGACTGCCGAACTGCGCCGCGCCGCCGCTAAGCGTCTCTTAAATCACCTGCTGGACAGTCTCCCTCCCGGCAGCCGCGGCACAGACCTACTTGCCGAAACAACACTAGGCAAGTTGCTAGCGGCCATCAAGTCCGACATGACACTAGCGAGCCAAGTCAAGAGTCCCGAGAAACTGATGGACCGCGCCCTACTGTGGCTGCACGAACAGGAGGTCATTCGGCTCAATAGGGGACTTACGGTCTTTCGCCCAGCCATGACCATCCAACTGAAACCGGAGCAACGCGGCTTCGCCTCAGCCGACTATACACCCCTCGAACTCCATTACAATGAGCAGAAGCTCCAGATACATGTGATGGCGGAATATGTACAGCGGGGACTGGAGGCGATGGCCGACGCCCTGCGCATGGTCATGGACTATTTCAGTTTGCGCCGAGAAGAATTCCTGCGCCGCTGGCTGCCCAACCGGGACATCTCCCGTCAAACTACGCCCGAGTCGTGGCAGACTATCGTCGAAAGCCTCCATAACCCTATCCAGCGCCGTATCGTGGCGGACGACCGTGAACAGACGAACGTTTTGGTGCTGGCCGGCCCCGGCTCGGGCAAGACGCGCGTGCTGGTGCACCGCATTGCTTTCCTCATCCGCGCGAAGCGTGAGAACCCCCGCGGCATCCTGGCGCTCGCCTACAACCGGCACGCCGCGGTGGAGATACGCCGCCGGCTGGGAGAACTCATCGGGGATGATGCCAAAGGCGTGCTTGTGCTTACCTTGCACGCGCTCGCCATGCAACTGGTTGGCGCGAGCTTCACGGGGCGCGCGAACCGCCTGCACGAGGGAGATTTCCAGACTATCCTGAAGCAGGCAGTGGACCTGCTCCGCGGCGAAGGACTGGAACCCGATGAAGCAGACGAGAATCGATCGCGGCTCTTGGCGGGCTTCCGCTGGATACTCGTTGACGAGTACCAAGACATTGGCCCGGACCAGTATGAACTAATCTCCGCCCTGGCAGGCAGAACGCTATCCGAGGAAGACGACAAGATAAGCCTGTTCGCGGTGGGAGACGACGATCAGAACATCTACGCGTTCAATGGCTCATCCGTCGAGTTTATTCGCCGCTTTGAAAAGGACTACGCGGCACGACCCATATACCTTACAGACAACTATCGCTCTACTGTTAACGTGATTGAGGCGTCCAACAAGGTCATTGAGGCGGCGCGCCAGCGGATGAAAACCGGTCATCCGATCCGCGTTGATCGAGCGCGGGCGAGGGAGCCATCCGGCGGCGCGTGGGCTAAGAGAGACCCGGTGACTCAAGGCCGTGTCCAGATATTGCAGGCTGGCGATACCGCCATCTCCCAGGCGCAGACGGTCGTTGCTGAGCTCAAGCGCATGTCCGGGCTTGCGCCAGACTGGGATTGGTCTTCTTGCGCGGTAATCGCCCGCGAATGGAGCTACCTTGATCCGGTGCGGAGCCTGTGTGATCTTGAAGAAATACCGGTGCAGATGGCGAACGAAGAGTTCACGGGGGTCTGGTTCTTACGGGAAACGCAAACGCTCATAAGCTGGCTGCGCGGGAGGGAATCCCGTCTAGTCTCAAGCGCTGACCTGAAAGCCTGGGTCGCTGAGCAACCCTTCGGTCCTTGGATTGAACTCTTGCTTGAAGCATTCGATGAATTCGCGTTGGAAACCAGCGGCTCCGAAACCTCAGTGGACCACTGCATCGAATGGCTGGCGGAGTGGGCACGAGACGTGCGCCGCCGCCAGCGCGGCTTGCTGTTGCTGACCGCTCACCGCGCCAAAGGCTTGGAGTTCGATCACGTCGTCGTGCTGGACGGCGGTTGGGATCGCGTTGGCCGCGAGGAGGATAACGACGCACCGCGTCGACTTTACTATGTGGCAATGACCCGCGCCCGGCAGACTCTCGCTCTGGCGCGACTGTCAGAGTCGCAACCACTCCAGGACGCCTTATCTGACATCCCTTCAGTGCAGAATCGCGAACCACTCGCCGACCTGCCGCCGGCAAGGCCGGAGCTGGCGCGCAGCTATCGCCGGCTCAGCCTGCGCGACATCTTTCTCAGCCTCGCCGGATACAGGCGAGCCGGCGCCCCCCTGCATCGCGCCATTGCTGCCCTCTCGCCCGGTGACTCGCTGGGTGTGCGATCAGGCCCAAGACGCTGGGAGCTTTTGGATCGCAAGGGGACGGTCGTCGGCCAGCTCGCGAGCAGCTTTACGCCGCCCGAAGGCATGCGCTGCGTACTTGCCACAGTTTTAGCGGTTGTTAAGTGGAGCAAAGTTTCCTCCGAGACGCAGTTTCAAGACAACCTGCGCTGCGAAGAGTGGGAAGTTGTGGTACCGGAGTTGGTATTCGAACCAGATCACGGCCCGGCGGATTAG
- a CDS encoding ferritin, producing the protein MISEKIEAAYNKQITAELYASNLYLAMGAYFDSLAFRGFGHWLRLQSDEERQHALRIIGIVVDRGGAVEIQDIEAPGSFESPLAVFEQVLAQEQKVTRMFHGLSDLAEKESDHTTLVELEWFLLEQVEEERVSRDLLKKVRLLQDSPSGMFELDRDLAGRTAEEGQPEENPQE; encoded by the coding sequence ATGATTTCGGAGAAGATCGAAGCAGCGTACAACAAGCAGATTACAGCCGAACTCTACGCCTCGAATCTTTATTTGGCAATGGGAGCATACTTTGATTCGTTAGCCTTTCGCGGCTTTGGACACTGGCTGCGTTTGCAGAGCGATGAGGAGCGTCAGCATGCGCTGCGCATCATAGGTATTGTCGTGGATCGGGGTGGCGCTGTAGAGATTCAGGACATTGAAGCGCCCGGCTCATTCGAGTCCCCTTTGGCGGTGTTTGAGCAGGTTTTGGCGCAAGAACAGAAGGTTACGCGCATGTTTCACGGTCTCTCAGACCTGGCCGAAAAAGAGAGCGACCACACGACGCTCGTAGAACTCGAGTGGTTCCTCCTCGAACAAGTGGAAGAAGAGCGCGTTTCCCGCGACCTTCTGAAGAAAGTCAGGCTCCTTCAAGATTCGCCAAGCGGCATGTTCGAACTCGACCGCGACCTTGCAGGACGCACGGCAGAAGAAGGTCAGCCGGAAGAGAACCCACAAGAATAG
- a CDS encoding SDR family NAD(P)-dependent oxidoreductase, translating to MSDLLAGRRVLITGGGRGIGRSIALACANEGAQVAITARSEDQLTAVAKEIHAAGGVAVSYVCDVGDTSQVERMVHEATAALGGIDILVNNAGGGTENAPVAASTPDLWVECISANLVGTYACTRFVLPGMIAGGGGKIINIGSGMGHEARAGSSSYNTAKAAVWMFTKCLSMEVWEHGIDVNEIVPGPVLTPLTADRFTLDGPPPFAPSERVKLPEEVADLTVWLASQPPGGPTGQSFSLARRPPGS from the coding sequence ATGTCTGACTTGCTCGCCGGACGCCGTGTGCTCATTACAGGAGGCGGGCGCGGCATCGGCCGCTCTATTGCGCTCGCCTGTGCCAATGAAGGAGCGCAGGTGGCAATTACTGCCCGTTCTGAAGACCAGCTAACTGCTGTAGCCAAGGAGATACACGCGGCCGGCGGTGTTGCCGTGTCCTATGTGTGCGATGTTGGGGACACGAGTCAAGTTGAACGCATGGTGCACGAAGCGACGGCGGCATTAGGCGGCATCGACATCTTGGTCAACAATGCTGGAGGCGGCACCGAGAACGCTCCGGTTGCCGCAAGCACGCCGGACCTCTGGGTCGAATGCATTTCCGCAAATTTGGTGGGCACGTACGCTTGTACGCGCTTTGTCTTGCCGGGAATGATTGCGGGCGGCGGCGGCAAGATCATCAATATCGGTTCCGGCATGGGTCACGAGGCGCGTGCCGGGAGCTCCTCATACAATACGGCCAAGGCAGCGGTGTGGATGTTCACGAAGTGCCTCTCCATGGAGGTGTGGGAACACGGCATAGACGTAAACGAAATTGTGCCCGGGCCTGTGCTTACGCCCCTTACGGCCGACAGATTCACTTTGGACGGGCCGCCACCTTTCGCGCCGAGCGAGCGCGTAAAGCTGCCCGAGGAAGTGGCGGATCTCACCGTATGGCTGGCCTCTCAGCCGCCGGGCGGGCCCACCGGACAGAGCTTCAGTCTTGCTCGCCGCCCGCCCGGCAGTTGA
- the hflC gene encoding protease modulator HflC yields the protein MGRTLTVIVALGALALFVFSQVTFVVTETNQAIILQLGEYQYTARDPGLYFKLPFVQDAVYFDRRLLSSDAEPQEYLTLDKKRVRVDHVTRWRIVDPLTFFISVQNENGARARLDDVVFSELRRTLATFNFDVMIAGERENIMEAVTIASRERALDFGIQVIDVRFKRADLPEEVEDSVFERMKAERTREANRYRAEGEEQGAEIMASADRERIIIVAEAEEEAAQLRGEGDAEAIAIYANALNQDPEFFAFRRRLEAYVKVLQEGDILVISPDSEFFKYLVDPSPQRDVGTAPPVLSPALEEDE from the coding sequence ATGGGACGCACGCTAACTGTAATAGTTGCCCTCGGGGCACTGGCCTTGTTCGTATTCTCGCAGGTGACGTTTGTCGTCACCGAGACCAATCAAGCCATCATCCTGCAACTTGGCGAATATCAGTACACAGCCAGGGACCCGGGGCTGTACTTCAAGCTGCCCTTTGTCCAGGATGCTGTGTACTTCGATCGACGCTTGCTCTCCAGTGACGCTGAACCACAGGAGTATTTGACTCTTGACAAGAAGCGTGTGCGTGTGGACCACGTTACACGCTGGCGCATCGTTGATCCGCTCACGTTTTTTATTAGCGTACAGAATGAGAACGGTGCCCGGGCACGCTTGGACGACGTGGTGTTCTCAGAGCTGCGACGCACGCTGGCGACATTTAACTTCGACGTGATGATCGCCGGCGAGCGCGAGAATATCATGGAGGCCGTCACGATTGCCAGCCGTGAGCGCGCCCTTGACTTTGGCATCCAGGTGATTGACGTGCGCTTCAAGCGCGCCGACCTGCCCGAGGAAGTCGAGGATAGTGTCTTCGAGCGTATGAAGGCCGAGCGCACGCGGGAAGCCAACCGCTACCGCGCCGAGGGTGAGGAGCAAGGCGCTGAAATCATGGCTTCGGCAGACCGCGAGCGCATCATAATCGTCGCGGAAGCCGAAGAAGAAGCGGCGCAATTACGGGGTGAAGGCGACGCTGAAGCTATCGCCATCTACGCCAATGCCCTCAACCAAGACCCTGAATTCTTCGCCTTCCGACGCCGACTTGAAGCCTACGTCAAGGTGTTGCAGGAAGGCGACATCCTTGTGATTTCGCCGGACAGCGAATTCTTCAAGTATCTCGTCGATCCTTCACCGCAGCGAGACGTGGGAACGGCGCCGCCGGTGCTGAGCCCAGCGCTTGAAGAAGACGAGTAA
- the hflK gene encoding FtsH protease activity modulator HflK: MSVYDRGGPQGGPPDDEDNEDFGEMLRQTRERARRLQRFIFLGVIVAVVLWVGSGVYIVDPAEQGVVLQFGRHVNTSSPGVNYHLPWPIQNVVIVDIANVRRAEIGFRNVEGQEARRILEEALMLTADENIVEVGLLVQYRVKDAAAFVFNVNNPEAVLHTTTEVALRSAVGKMPIDGVITERRAEVQENTRAYLQELIDEYDAGILITDVRLQVADAPDQVRDAFHEVVRAREDRERKVNEAQAYREDVVPRARGEAERILQQALAYQEERVRSARGESERFLSILAEYRLAPEVTRERMYIEAVEQAMANVEKVLISQSDSGVLPFLPLRGLQSGTQPSSISQ, from the coding sequence ATGTCAGTCTATGATCGCGGCGGCCCGCAGGGCGGGCCGCCGGATGATGAAGACAATGAAGATTTCGGAGAAATGCTCCGTCAAACCCGAGAACGGGCCCGACGGTTACAGCGTTTCATTTTTCTCGGCGTTATCGTCGCGGTGGTGCTCTGGGTAGGGTCGGGCGTGTACATCGTGGACCCCGCCGAACAGGGCGTCGTGCTCCAATTCGGCCGGCACGTGAATACTTCTTCGCCTGGCGTGAACTATCACCTGCCCTGGCCGATTCAGAACGTGGTGATCGTCGATATTGCGAACGTGCGCCGTGCCGAAATCGGCTTCCGCAACGTCGAAGGTCAAGAGGCGCGGCGCATCCTCGAGGAAGCGCTCATGCTTACGGCTGACGAGAACATCGTCGAGGTCGGACTGCTCGTACAGTACCGCGTGAAAGACGCTGCGGCGTTCGTATTCAACGTGAACAATCCGGAGGCCGTACTGCACACCACTACGGAAGTAGCCCTGCGTAGCGCCGTAGGCAAGATGCCGATTGACGGCGTGATTACCGAACGCCGCGCCGAAGTTCAAGAGAATACGCGCGCATATCTCCAGGAACTCATCGACGAATACGATGCGGGCATCCTGATCACCGACGTACGCCTGCAAGTGGCAGACGCGCCCGATCAAGTGCGGGATGCCTTCCACGAGGTAGTGCGTGCGCGTGAGGACCGTGAGCGCAAGGTAAATGAAGCCCAGGCCTACCGCGAGGATGTGGTGCCGCGGGCACGGGGTGAAGCGGAACGCATTCTGCAGCAAGCCCTGGCTTACCAGGAAGAACGTGTGCGCAGCGCACGCGGTGAGAGCGAGCGCTTCCTCTCGATTCTCGCAGAATACCGCCTTGCTCCCGAAGTAACTCGTGAGCGCATGTACATCGAGGCGGTCGAGCAAGCTATGGCCAACGTGGAGAAAGTGCTGATTTCGCAGTCCGATAGCGGTGTCCTGCCTTTCCTCCCGCTCCGGGGTTTACAATCTGGAACACAACCATCAAGTATTAGCCAATAA
- a CDS encoding cupin domain-containing protein encodes MSQRTQEKNALTDQVEVKSSMNEDFGYKLAGANYDTLAPDGSEIRLLSATSRGSMVHCTLNPGEVSMAVAHRTVEEVWYFLEGTGHVWRREGSRERIVNVAPGASLSLPVGTHFQFRTTGNRPLRFIIVTMPPWPGEDEAYPVPGHWPVNGGEGRSGT; translated from the coding sequence GTGTCTCAACGGACTCAAGAGAAGAATGCGCTGACGGACCAGGTTGAGGTAAAGAGCAGCATGAACGAGGACTTTGGCTACAAGCTAGCCGGCGCGAACTACGACACGCTGGCGCCGGATGGATCGGAAATCCGACTATTGTCGGCAACCAGCCGCGGCAGCATGGTCCACTGTACGCTAAACCCCGGGGAGGTATCCATGGCCGTCGCGCACAGGACGGTTGAGGAGGTCTGGTACTTCTTGGAGGGTACGGGCCACGTGTGGCGGCGAGAAGGAAGTCGGGAGCGGATTGTGAACGTGGCTCCAGGCGCGAGCCTCTCGCTCCCGGTTGGTACGCACTTCCAGTTCCGGACAACCGGGAACAGGCCGTTGCGTTTCATAATTGTCACGATGCCCCCTTGGCCGGGCGAGGACGAGGCCTATCCTGTTCCCGGCCATTGGCCGGTGAATGGGGGAGAGGGGCGAAGCGGGACGTAA